In Tiliqua scincoides isolate rTilSci1 chromosome 1, rTilSci1.hap2, whole genome shotgun sequence, the following are encoded in one genomic region:
- the ADGRF3 gene encoding adhesion G-protein coupled receptor F3 — translation MEIAGERMFAQLRICGVTACTEGAPPAAGLCLRGAAEDSGRGASSGRGRRSADLLQSTAYLKLTLLTPAIIDTAPAQQFLSTLHVPHPVAGTLSTITALDINTECDPLWLGSRDCRCLPGYQWSDSLCNELQACGGLFQAMVSLIIKPSCQCLRWNRPRIDYCVPLLQASPVSETSTLAPQVTSVGEGAELMVSFNLKEGATDVKWFLLSPEQRVAKEIRNGTQVTLLQNGSQALLRVFPVSPDWAGEYICHYWHESSLKEVRQVVNVPLVSADIVQTLSQISMNCSSPETLTLQCCIRNRGRGLRASWNPGLPNPGTEDPLCHFLTLRSCPNDDTMYLCTFQSDALGSVQTTVTVSVLQAGDIFCPSENSEDGWNATKAGRMAERLCPEGTVGKMLRSCFATGTWGDAQSNCTSQELLSGLHRAQLLQAGLGNPQSEISWMMDWLPMVSKPSEIQEGNPWELLAVINAMDVISQVALNAAMRLDGDAVANFLIAASWMLTLNQETEWTEVQALQPQAGSRFLQAIEDLTSLLLPSTSAFNLTLPNIELHSNRFDGVLEADYSKTFSTEPPLCTHITKEELDDLILQGQNITITSLVLKLSGILPANNNIEASRDLGSLVMTNSIMSPNGSIRHIDIDMTFGHWNMTPKMEKEELVANCVFWNHSLFEGMGGWSTQGCKSTGDTTTNTNCTCSHLTSFSILMSAKSVPVSFALTFLSKFGVWASVLALVTSLIIYYLVWTSVVKNKLAYFRYTTLVNAAFSLLMGNFWFLGASQLTANHENKLCVAAAFFTHFCYLAMFCWMLVQALLLFHQLIFVFHQLTISSVTPAMVAVGYILPLVIAVATVVAFFPKQGYVQEAFCWLSSRSKAIYTFSVPVLLVVTINLLILFVVLLKLMRPSVSEGPQGEDRKALLSIFKALLILTPVFGLTWGLGVITMTTDTSQVTHYAFTILNSFQGVFILLFGCLMDKKGKSLTLDSKLNS, via the exons ATGGAAATCGCCGGCGAGAGGATGTTTGCACAGCTGCGGATCTGCGGAGTCACCGCCTGCACGGAGGGTGCCCCCCCCGCCGCTGGGCTG TGCCTCCGCGGGGCAGCAGAGGACTCTGGCCGCGGGGCCTCCTCCGGGCGAGGCAGGAGATCAGCTG ACCTTCTCCAGAGCACTGCCTACCTGAAGCTCACCTTGCTGACTCCTGCAATCATAGACACTGCTCCAGCACAGCAGTTCCTCAGCACTCTGCACGTCCCCCATCCTGTAGCCGGTACTCTAAGCACCATCACTGCCCTTGACATAAACACTG AGTGTGACCCGCTGTGGTTGGGAAGCCGGGACTGCCGCTGCCTTCCAGGTTATCAGTGGAGTGACAGCCTTTGCAATGAGTTGCAAGCCTGTGGGGGCCTCTTCCAGGCGATGGTCTCCCTGATCATTAAGCCCTCCTGCCAGTGTTTGCGCTGGAACCGTCCACGCATTGACTACTGCGTGCCACTGCTGCAGGCCTCCCCAG TATCAGAAACCTCTACACTGGCCCCACAAGTAACTTCTGTGGGTGAGGGGGCTGAACTCATGGTTTCCTTCAACCTGAAAGAAGGAGCCACAGATGTGAAGTGGTTCTTGCTCAGTCCTGAGCAGAGGGTGGCCAAGGAGATCCGCAATGGGACGCAAGTGACACTACTGCAGAATGGCTCACAGGCTCTGTTAAGGGTCTTTCCTGTCTCCCCAGACTGGGCTG GAGAGTACATCTGCCACTACTGGCATGAAAGCTCCCTGAAGGAGGTGAGGCAGGTGGTCAACGTTCCCCTTGTTTCTGCGGACATTGTCCAGACTCTGTCACAGATCAGCATGAACTGCAGCTCCCCTGAGACACTGACTCTGCAGTGCTGCATCCGGAACAGAGGCAGAGGCCTCCGAGCGTCCTGGAATCCTGGACTCCCAAACCCAG GCACAGAAGATCCACTCTGCCATTTCCTCACCTTGCGCTCCTGCCCAAATGATGACACTATGTACCTGTGCACATTTCAGAGTGATGCCCTGGGCTCTGTGCAGACCACAGTGACAGTGAGCGTGCTTCAAG CTGGAGACATCTTCTGCCCCAGTGAGAATTCCGAAGATGGGTGGAATGCCACAAAAGCAGGCCGGATGGCTGAGCGCCTGTGTCCTGAGGGCACCGTGGGGAAGATGTTGCGCAGCTGCTTTGCTACAGGGACCTGGGGAGATGCTCAAAGCAACTGTACCAGCCAAGAGCTGCTGTCAGGTTTGCACAGGGCCCAG CTACTCCAGGCAGGACTGGGCAATCCCCAAAGTGAGATCTCTTGGATGATGGACTGGCTGCCAATGGTGTCCAAGCCCAGTGAGATCCAGGAGGGCAACCCTTGGGAGCTCCTGGCTGTGATAAACGCAATGGACGTCATCTCTCAAGTGGCTCTGAATGCTGCCATGCGCCTGGATGGTGATGCTGTGGCT AACTTTCTGATTGCTGCCAGCTGGATGCTCACTTTGAACCAGGAGACTGAGTGGACTGAGGTACAAGCTCTGCAACCACAGGCTGGTTCCAGGTTCCTGCAGGCCATTGAAGACCTCACCAGCCTCCTGCTGCCCTCAACCAGTGCATTTAATCTAACTCTTCCCAACATTGAGCTCCACAGCAACAGGTTTGATGGGGTCTTGGAGGCTGACTACAGCAAGACCTTCAGCACAGAGCCCCCACTTTGCACTCACATCACCAAAGAGGAGCTGGATGACCTAATACTTCAGGGACAGAACATCACCATCACCAGCCTGGTGCTGAAGCTGAGTGGGATCTTGCCAGCAAACAACAACATTGAGGCCAGTCGCGACCTTGGCAGCTTGGTGATGACCAACTCCATCATGTCTCCCAATGGCAGCATCAGGCATATAGATATTGACATGACATTTGGCCACTGGAACATGACCCCCAAGATGGAGAAGGAAGAGCTGGTGGCCAACTGTGTCTTCTGGAATCATAGCTTGTTTGAGGGGATGGGAGGGTGGTCCACCCAGGGATGCAAGTCCACTGGTGACACCACCACCAACACCAACTGTACTTGCAGTCACCTCACCTCTTTCTCCATCCTCATGTCTGCCAAGTCTGTGCCAGTCAGCTTTGCCTTGACTTTCCTGAGCAAGTTTGGTGTCTGGGCCTCCGTCCTTGCCCTTGTCACCAGTCTCATCATCTACTATCTTGTTTGGACATCTGTGGTGAAGAACAAG CTTGCCTACTTCCGCTACACCACACTGGTCAACGCCGCCTTCTCTCTGCTGATGGGAAACTTTTGGTTCCTGGGGGCCTCCCAGCTGACAGCCAACCACGAGAACAAACTCTGTGTGGCAGCCGCCTTCTTCACCCACTTCTGCTACCTGGCCATGTTCTGCTGGATGCTGGTCCAGGCACTTCTGCTCTTCCACCAGCTGATCTTCGTCTTCCACCAATTGACCATCAGCTCTGTGACACCTGCCATGGTTGCAGTGGGCTACATATTGCCCTTGGTTATTGCTGTGGCGACAGTGGTGGCCTTCTTCCCCAAGCAGGGTTACGTCCAAGAGGCATTCTGCTGGCTCAGCTCCCGCAGCAAAGCCATCTACACTTTCTCTGTGCCAGTCCTGCTTGTTGTGACCATCAACCTCCTAATCCTCTTTGTGGTACTGCTGAAGCTCATGAGACCCTCAGTGTCAGAGGGTCCCCAGGGCGAGGACAGGAAAGCACTGCTCAGCATTTTCAAAGCCCTGCTGATCCTCACACCAGTCTTTGGGTtaacctgggggctgggggtcaTCACCATGACCACAGACACCTCACAGGTTACCCATTATGCATTTACCATTCTCAACTCTTTCCAG GGggtcttcattttgctttttggCTGCCTTATGGACAAGAAA GGTAAGAGTTTAACACTGGACTCCAAGCTAAACAGCTAA